From a single Terriglobales bacterium genomic region:
- a CDS encoding nuclear transport factor 2 family protein, whose amino-acid sequence MKPARSRKAPKPDLGSVFDLHVKCEFEDRDVDATMRTMTEEPYVHNVPVLKGGYGRAGVDDFYRRFFVGKMPADIRVVPISRTVGHDCVVDELILCFTHDIVIEYMLPGIAPTGKYVELPHVVVMKMENGKVAHEHIYWDQACLLAQVGLIDPQKLPVTGREQAARLRELAKPPAARPSRTKQSSSSRTKNL is encoded by the coding sequence GTGAAGCCGGCACGCAGCAGGAAGGCCCCCAAACCGGATCTCGGCTCCGTCTTCGATCTGCACGTCAAGTGCGAGTTTGAAGACCGTGACGTCGATGCCACCATGCGCACCATGACCGAGGAGCCCTACGTGCACAATGTTCCGGTGCTCAAGGGCGGTTACGGCCGCGCTGGTGTTGATGATTTCTACCGGCGATTTTTCGTTGGCAAGATGCCCGCGGATATCCGTGTCGTTCCCATCTCGCGCACCGTCGGCCACGATTGCGTGGTCGATGAACTGATCTTGTGCTTCACCCACGACATCGTCATCGAATACATGCTTCCCGGCATTGCGCCCACCGGGAAATACGTCGAACTGCCGCACGTGGTGGTAATGAAAATGGAGAATGGCAAGGTCGCCCACGAACACATTTATTGGGACCAGGCTTGCCTGCTGGCGCAGGTCGGACTCATCGACCCGCAGAAACTTCCCGTCACCGGCAGAGAGCAGGCGGCGCGTCTCCGCGAGTTGGCCAAGCCGCCAGCAGCGCGCCCTTCGCGGACTAAGCAGAGTAGTAGTTCCCGTACTAAGAATCTTTAA
- a CDS encoding DUF418 domain-containing protein, which translates to MADEVGDGSLGNEAAVVEATAPAGGVTVSALSWGPVQPGERIALIDVLRGLALFGIIAANMRGFAGPLYAYFRPELVWTTRLDFWVQAFVDTFIQGKFITIFAFLFGVGFALQFTRAVERKGRFVRVYTRRLLALLLIGALHQLLFWWGDVLITYALNGFLLILFRKRKNKTILIWALCMMALPIVGAAGYSAFRHYRPLPPQKAAEERKKDEQERKKRVAEMWQSVKVYQTGSVVKIYNERLGELWHENRTQPFAMLMTLPIFMLGLLVYRRGIFQDPRAHRKELRKALIIGALAGIPANIGATYIMHVTDAANQSGPPTPFQVFGFALFFWGRPALSMCYASAVALLFLDTSWAKRLVPFSAIGRTALSNYLFQTIFCTTIFYGYGGGLFLKVHLAWLMVLSLAIYALELKLSKWWLAHYRFGPAEWAWRSLTYGQLQPMKIPIKSEAAASSSNK; encoded by the coding sequence ATGGCAGACGAAGTCGGGGATGGGTCGCTGGGGAACGAAGCTGCCGTGGTGGAAGCCACGGCGCCCGCCGGCGGTGTCACAGTGAGCGCGTTGTCTTGGGGACCGGTCCAACCCGGTGAGCGCATTGCCTTGATCGACGTGCTGCGCGGACTGGCGCTCTTCGGCATCATCGCGGCGAACATGCGCGGCTTCGCCGGCCCGCTCTACGCATATTTCCGCCCCGAGTTGGTCTGGACTACGCGCCTCGACTTCTGGGTGCAGGCGTTCGTGGATACCTTTATCCAGGGCAAGTTCATCACCATCTTTGCTTTCCTGTTCGGAGTCGGCTTCGCGCTGCAATTCACCCGGGCGGTGGAGCGGAAGGGACGGTTCGTTCGCGTTTACACGCGCCGGCTGCTGGCGCTCCTGCTGATAGGAGCGCTGCACCAGTTGCTGTTCTGGTGGGGCGACGTGCTGATCACCTATGCTCTCAACGGCTTTCTGCTGATCCTGTTTCGCAAGCGCAAGAACAAAACCATTCTCATCTGGGCCCTGTGCATGATGGCGCTCCCGATCGTCGGGGCCGCCGGCTACAGCGCGTTTCGACATTACCGGCCGCTCCCTCCGCAGAAGGCGGCGGAGGAGAGAAAGAAGGACGAACAGGAGCGGAAGAAGCGCGTAGCCGAGATGTGGCAGTCGGTCAAGGTCTACCAGACCGGCAGTGTCGTGAAGATCTACAACGAGCGGCTTGGCGAACTATGGCACGAAAACCGCACCCAGCCCTTCGCGATGCTCATGACGCTGCCCATCTTCATGCTCGGCCTGCTGGTTTATCGCCGCGGCATATTCCAGGACCCGCGGGCACACCGAAAGGAGTTGAGGAAAGCGCTGATCATAGGAGCGCTGGCCGGGATCCCGGCAAATATTGGCGCGACTTACATCATGCATGTGACCGATGCCGCGAACCAGAGTGGGCCGCCGACGCCTTTTCAAGTATTCGGCTTCGCCCTTTTCTTCTGGGGACGTCCTGCCCTCAGCATGTGCTATGCCTCCGCCGTGGCCCTTTTGTTTTTGGATACCAGCTGGGCGAAGCGCCTCGTACCATTTTCTGCGATCGGACGCACTGCGCTTTCCAACTACTTGTTCCAAACCATCTTCTGCACCACGATCTTTTATGGCTATGGCGGGGGGCTGTTCCTTAAAGTGCACCTGGCATGGTTGATGGTGCTCAGCCTCGCGATATACGCGTTGGAGTTAAAGCTAAGCAAGTGGTGGCTTGCTCACTACCGCTTCGGGCCGGCGGAGTGGGCTTGGCGATCGCTGACCTACGGACAATTGCAGCCGATGAAGATCCCAATCAAGTCTGAGGCCGCAGCGTCCTCCTCAAACAAATGA
- the guaB gene encoding IMP dehydrogenase: protein MIHFPVPEALTFDDVLLLPARSDVVPAAVNTQTHVTRNIILNIPIISAAMDTVTEAQMAIAMAQQGGMGIVHRNMTIEQQAGEVDKVKRSESGMIVDPITMSPDDKVSDALKVMERYRISGVPITKNKKLVGILTNRDLRFETRTDIPISKVMTRENLITVPVGTTLEQAEQILHKHRVEKLLVVDDKYTLKGLITVKDIQKKLKYPYAAKDAQGRLRVGAAIGATGDYLERAQELARTKVDVIAIDSAHGHSTRVLEAIRTVKAKLPEVDLIAGNVGTFDGACEVAKSGADAVKVGIGPGSICTTRIVTGAGVPQITAIAEAFRAVRDAQIPIIADGGIKYSGDVTKALAAGAGVCMIGSLFAGTDESPGETILYQGRTFKAYRGMGSLAAMSAGGGERYFQESSGSDSSVPVSREDGEGNRLAKLVPEGIEGRVPYRGPLSMIIYQLVGGLRSGMGYTGSESISDLQQKARFVRISNAGMRESHVHDVTITREAPNYRVE from the coding sequence ATGATTCATTTCCCCGTCCCCGAGGCCCTCACGTTTGATGATGTGCTGCTGCTGCCGGCGAGGAGCGACGTGGTTCCCGCCGCGGTAAACACGCAGACTCACGTCACGCGCAACATCATCCTGAATATCCCCATTATCAGCGCTGCGATGGACACGGTGACGGAGGCGCAGATGGCGATTGCCATGGCGCAGCAGGGCGGCATGGGCATCGTGCATCGCAACATGACGATCGAGCAGCAGGCCGGCGAAGTGGATAAGGTGAAGCGGTCGGAAAGCGGCATGATCGTGGATCCGATCACCATGTCCCCTGACGACAAGGTGAGCGACGCGCTCAAGGTGATGGAGCGCTACCGCATCTCCGGCGTCCCCATTACCAAGAACAAGAAACTGGTCGGCATTCTTACTAACCGCGACCTCCGGTTCGAAACCCGCACCGACATTCCCATCAGCAAGGTGATGACCCGAGAAAACCTGATTACCGTGCCGGTAGGGACCACGCTCGAGCAAGCCGAGCAGATCCTGCACAAGCATCGCGTCGAGAAGCTGCTGGTGGTCGATGACAAGTACACGCTCAAGGGCCTGATCACGGTCAAGGACATTCAGAAGAAGCTGAAATATCCCTACGCCGCCAAGGACGCCCAGGGCCGCCTGCGAGTGGGCGCGGCCATCGGCGCCACCGGCGATTACCTGGAACGCGCCCAGGAACTGGCGCGAACCAAGGTGGACGTAATCGCGATTGACAGCGCGCACGGTCATTCAACGCGCGTGCTGGAGGCGATTCGGACGGTGAAAGCGAAGTTGCCCGAGGTCGACCTCATTGCCGGCAACGTGGGGACGTTCGATGGCGCCTGCGAAGTGGCGAAGAGCGGCGCGGACGCGGTCAAGGTCGGCATTGGGCCAGGTTCGATCTGCACCACGCGCATCGTCACCGGCGCCGGGGTTCCGCAGATCACCGCCATCGCGGAGGCGTTCCGCGCGGTGCGCGACGCGCAGATTCCCATCATCGCCGACGGCGGCATCAAGTATTCCGGCGACGTCACCAAGGCCCTGGCTGCGGGCGCCGGCGTGTGCATGATCGGATCGCTGTTCGCAGGAACCGACGAAAGTCCCGGTGAAACTATTCTGTACCAGGGCCGCACCTTCAAAGCGTATCGCGGGATGGGTTCGCTGGCGGCGATGTCGGCGGGTGGCGGCGAGCGCTACTTCCAGGAATCCAGCGGCAGCGATTCTTCCGTGCCGGTCAGCCGCGAAGACGGTGAAGGCAACCGTCTGGCGAAGCTGGTGCCGGAAGGAATCGAGGGACGCGTACCTTATCGCGGCCCGCTGTCGATGATCATTTACCAACTGGTGGGCGGGCTGAGGTCGGGCATGGGCTACACCGGATCGGAGTCGATTTCCGACTTGCAGCAGAAAGCTCGCTTCGTGCGCATCAGCAATGCCGGCATGCGCGAGAGCCATGTACACGACGTGACCATCACCCGTGAAGCGCCCAATTATCGCGTGGAATAG
- a CDS encoding VanZ family protein, translating into MAIESTSRPLIRAWAPALLWLAVIALESTTVASSANTSRILRPLILFLDPHITAAQFRFVHDLLRKLGHCFGYAMLSLLMLRAWWATLMLPRGAIRVPPWSAMVKAWSLRAAGAAFLATVAVAGLDEWHQTFLSGRTGSAHDVALDSMAAACVQLLLIAFSSVKSKHAAAGN; encoded by the coding sequence ATGGCGATTGAAAGCACGAGTAGACCCTTAATACGCGCATGGGCGCCGGCGCTGCTGTGGCTGGCAGTCATCGCGCTCGAGTCCACGACGGTAGCCTCCTCGGCAAATACGTCGAGAATTCTTCGTCCGCTCATCCTGTTTCTTGATCCCCACATTACCGCCGCGCAGTTTCGGTTCGTGCATGACTTGTTGCGCAAGCTTGGCCATTGCTTCGGTTACGCGATGCTGAGCCTGTTGATGTTGCGCGCCTGGTGGGCAACACTGATGCTTCCGCGCGGCGCGATTCGGGTTCCGCCATGGAGCGCGATGGTAAAGGCGTGGAGCTTGCGCGCGGCGGGAGCCGCGTTTCTGGCAACGGTTGCGGTCGCGGGACTGGATGAGTGGCACCAGACGTTCCTGTCGGGACGAACGGGAAGCGCTCACGATGTCGCGCTCGACTCGATGGCCGCTGCGTGCGTGCAACTGCTGCTGATTGCCTTCAGCAGTGTCAAAAGCAAGCACGCGGCGGCTGGGAACTAG
- the rplQ gene encoding 50S ribosomal protein L17 — protein sequence MRHLKAGKKLGRNTSHRRALLRNLVTSLILEERIETTEPKAKAMRPHVEKMITLGKRGDVAARRLAASYLMTRAAVDKLFDTVAPRMGDRNGGYLRIIRTGWQKGDGAEKAFIELIGSEKTIAEKQHKRAEARAKRREEAKKAMEEAEAQNAAAETPAEGEAKGEGEKE from the coding sequence ATGCGTCATCTTAAAGCCGGTAAGAAGCTCGGAAGGAACACCAGCCATCGTCGCGCCCTGCTGCGCAACCTGGTCACCTCGCTCATTCTGGAAGAGCGCATCGAAACCACCGAACCCAAGGCCAAGGCCATGCGCCCGCACGTCGAGAAGATGATCACCCTCGGCAAGCGGGGCGATGTCGCGGCGCGCCGCCTTGCCGCCTCCTACCTGATGACCCGCGCCGCCGTCGACAAACTGTTCGACACGGTCGCGCCGCGCATGGGGGACCGTAACGGCGGCTACCTGCGTATCATTCGCACCGGGTGGCAGAAGGGCGACGGCGCCGAGAAGGCTTTCATCGAGTTGATCGGCAGCGAGAAGACCATTGCCGAGAAGCAGCACAAGCGCGCCGAAGCCCGCGCTAAGCGCCGCGAGGAAGCCAAGAAGGCGATGGAAGAAGCCGAAGCCCAGAACGCCGCAGCCGAAACTCCGGCCGAAGGTGAAGCTAAGGGCGAAGGCGAAAAAGAATAA
- a CDS encoding DNA-directed RNA polymerase subunit alpha, with the protein MLWKGFQKPKRLAADTETLTDKYGRFWAQPFERGFGTTIGNALRRVLLSSIEGAAVTAVKIEGVLHEFQSIPGVVEDATDIILNLKQVPFKLNGEGPKAIYLRADQPGVVTSGMIEADADVEVLDKNVYIATVSEGGKLDMEMRLKRGRGYIAADKNFEEDLGIGFIPIDSVHSPVRKCNYTVEAARLGQITDYDKLTLEVWTNGSVAPADAIGLAAKLVKDHMNIFINFEEEMETSAASEERKPEIRNENLNRSVEELELSVRSYNCLKNANIQTIGELVQKTEAEMLKTKNFGRKSLNEIKEILASMGLSLGMKIDEHGNAVAAAQPAQSVAMGFGSIEHQQ; encoded by the coding sequence ATGCTTTGGAAAGGTTTTCAGAAACCCAAGCGCCTCGCCGCTGACACCGAAACCCTCACCGACAAGTACGGTCGCTTCTGGGCACAGCCCTTCGAGCGCGGCTTCGGCACCACCATCGGCAACGCACTCCGCCGCGTGCTGCTCAGCTCCATCGAGGGCGCGGCTGTTACCGCCGTCAAAATCGAGGGCGTGCTTCACGAGTTTCAGTCGATCCCCGGCGTGGTTGAGGACGCAACCGACATCATCCTCAACCTCAAGCAGGTCCCGTTCAAGCTCAACGGCGAAGGCCCCAAAGCCATCTATCTGCGCGCCGACCAGCCTGGCGTCGTCACATCAGGCATGATCGAGGCGGACGCGGACGTCGAGGTCCTCGACAAGAACGTTTACATTGCCACCGTCAGCGAAGGCGGCAAGCTCGACATGGAAATGCGGCTCAAGCGCGGACGCGGGTACATCGCCGCCGACAAGAACTTTGAGGAAGACCTCGGCATTGGCTTTATTCCCATCGACTCCGTGCACTCGCCGGTGCGCAAATGTAATTACACCGTCGAAGCGGCGCGCCTGGGGCAGATCACTGACTACGACAAGCTCACGCTTGAAGTCTGGACCAACGGTTCTGTCGCTCCCGCCGACGCTATCGGCCTGGCCGCGAAGCTGGTGAAGGACCACATGAACATCTTCATCAACTTCGAAGAGGAGATGGAGACCTCCGCCGCCAGCGAGGAGCGCAAGCCTGAGATTCGCAACGAGAATCTGAATCGCTCCGTCGAGGAGCTGGAACTCAGCGTTCGCAGCTACAACTGCCTGAAGAACGCCAATATCCAGACCATCGGCGAACTGGTGCAGAAGACCGAAGCCGAGATGCTCAAGACCAAAAATTTCGGCCGCAAGTCGCTGAACGAGATCAAGGAAATTTTGGCCTCGATGGGACTCAGCCTGGGCATGAAGATCGACGAGCACGGCAATGCCGTGGCCGCTGCTCAGCCGGCGCAATCCGTGGCCATGGGCTTCGGCTCCATCGAGCACCAGCAGTAG
- the rpsD gene encoding 30S ribosomal protein S4: MARYTGAVCRLCRREGMKLFLKGAKCFSDKCPIENRNFAPGQHGKDRKAKIVGYGLQLREKQKAKRIYFTNEGQFRNYYEKASRTKGVTGEVLLQQLERRLDNVVYRLGLATSRRQSRQLVRHGHIQVNGRKVDIPSFQVKAGDEIAVREPSKKLPIIASSIEYSSHQPTPNWLEIDRENMKGRVTAIPKREDVNLPVNEQLIVELYSK, from the coding sequence TTGGCTCGATATACAGGCGCAGTTTGCCGTCTTTGCCGACGCGAAGGCATGAAGCTCTTCCTTAAAGGGGCGAAGTGCTTCAGCGATAAATGCCCCATCGAGAACCGCAACTTCGCTCCCGGCCAGCACGGCAAGGACCGCAAGGCGAAGATTGTCGGCTACGGCCTGCAGTTGCGCGAGAAGCAGAAAGCCAAGCGCATCTACTTCACCAACGAAGGCCAGTTCCGCAACTATTACGAGAAGGCCTCGCGCACCAAGGGCGTCACCGGCGAAGTGCTCCTGCAGCAACTGGAGCGCCGCCTTGACAACGTGGTGTACCGCCTCGGACTTGCCACCTCGCGCCGCCAGTCGCGTCAACTGGTGCGTCACGGGCACATCCAGGTGAACGGCCGCAAGGTCGATATTCCGTCGTTCCAGGTGAAAGCCGGAGACGAGATTGCGGTTCGCGAGCCGAGCAAGAAGCTACCCATCATTGCTTCTTCGATTGAGTACAGCAGCCATCAGCCGACTCCGAACTGGCTGGAGATCGATCGCGAGAACATGAAGGGACGCGTCACCGCGATTCCCAAGCGTGAAGACGTGAACCTGCCGGTCAACGAACAGTTGATCGTCGAACTTTATTCGAAGTAA
- the rpsK gene encoding 30S ribosomal protein S11, protein MAKPAAETTAGAPAKKGKTKKFKKRERKNVPFGVAHIQASFNNTIVTISDSEGNVLSWKSSGSLGFRGSRKGTPFAAQQAAMNAANMAREHGLRSVEVRVSGPGSGRESAIRALAAAGIEVRNIRDVTPIPHNGCRPPKRRRV, encoded by the coding sequence ATGGCGAAACCAGCAGCAGAAACTACCGCCGGCGCGCCGGCAAAAAAAGGCAAGACCAAGAAATTCAAGAAGCGTGAGCGCAAAAACGTCCCCTTCGGGGTGGCGCACATTCAGGCTTCGTTCAACAACACCATCGTCACCATCTCCGACAGCGAGGGCAACGTGCTTTCCTGGAAGAGTTCGGGATCGCTGGGGTTCCGCGGATCGCGCAAGGGAACGCCTTTTGCGGCGCAGCAGGCGGCCATGAACGCCGCCAACATGGCGCGCGAGCATGGTCTCCGCTCGGTGGAAGTGCGTGTCAGCGGTCCCGGTTCGGGCCGCGAGTCGGCGATTCGCGCCCTGGCTGCCGCCGGCATCGAGGTGCGAAACATTCGCGATGTCACCCCGATTCCGCACAACGGTTGCCGTCCACCCAAACGGCGCAGAGTTTAG
- the rpsM gene encoding 30S ribosomal protein S13 — MARIAGVDLPRNKHTRIALTYIYGIGHPRAAKIVATANVDGEKKVQDLNEEEVNRIRQVIESEGNVEGDLRKDVSMHIKRLIEIGSYRGFRHRRNLPVRGQRTHTNARTRKGPRKGTVANKKKAATKT; from the coding sequence ATGGCACGTATTGCCGGCGTGGATCTTCCGCGCAACAAGCACACACGCATCGCGCTGACCTACATTTACGGTATCGGTCATCCGCGCGCCGCCAAGATTGTCGCAACCGCCAACGTCGATGGCGAAAAGAAGGTGCAGGACCTCAACGAAGAAGAGGTCAACCGCATCCGCCAGGTCATCGAGAGTGAGGGCAACGTCGAAGGCGACCTGCGTAAGGATGTCTCGATGCACATCAAGCGGTTGATTGAAATCGGCTCGTACCGCGGCTTCCGGCACCGCCGTAACCTGCCGGTCCGCGGCCAGCGCACGCACACCAATGCTCGTACCCGCAAGGGCCCGCGCAAGGGAACTGTGGCCAACAAGAAGAAGGCAGCGACCAAGACGTAA
- the rpmJ gene encoding 50S ribosomal protein L36 → MKVRASVKKICDKCKVIRRKGVVRVICENTKHKQRQG, encoded by the coding sequence ATGAAGGTCAGGGCGTCAGTAAAGAAGATTTGCGACAAGTGCAAGGTCATCCGCCGCAAGGGCGTGGTGCGGGTGATCTGCGAAAACACGAAACACAAACAGAGACAAGGTTAA
- the infA gene encoding translation initiation factor IF-1 — MSKEDAIEVMAVVLEPLPNAMFKVELENKHQVLAHVSGKMRKNFIRILPGDRVAVELSPYDLTRGRIVYRYK; from the coding sequence ATGAGTAAAGAAGACGCGATTGAAGTTATGGCAGTGGTCCTGGAACCCCTGCCCAACGCAATGTTCAAGGTGGAATTGGAAAACAAGCACCAGGTCCTGGCGCATGTTTCTGGAAAAATGCGCAAGAACTTCATTCGCATTTTGCCCGGCGATCGGGTCGCGGTGGAGCTTTCTCCCTACGACCTCACCCGCGGCAGGATTGTGTATCGATACAAGTAG
- the map gene encoding type I methionyl aminopeptidase, whose protein sequence is MAIVCKSPTELEKMRASGRIVRQVLDTVRAMVKPGVTTMDLERAAEKKIKELGAKPAFKGYYDYPCVLCTSVNQEIVHGIPSPKRLLKDGDIVSIDCGVVLDGYYGDAAITVPVGNEVAPDVQKLLEVTEASLYRGIAAARIGNTVGDVGAAVQELVEANGFSVVREFVGHGIGTRLHEDPQVPNYGTRGHGARLREGMVIAIEPMVNAGTPGARVLDDKWTAVTEDGSFSAHFEHCVAVTEDGPLILTQ, encoded by the coding sequence ATGGCCATCGTCTGTAAATCGCCGACCGAACTGGAGAAGATGCGCGCTTCCGGCCGCATCGTGCGCCAGGTGCTCGACACGGTCCGTGCCATGGTGAAGCCCGGTGTCACCACCATGGACCTGGAGCGGGCGGCGGAGAAGAAGATCAAGGAACTCGGCGCCAAGCCGGCCTTCAAGGGATATTACGATTACCCTTGCGTGCTGTGCACGTCGGTCAACCAGGAGATCGTTCACGGCATTCCTTCGCCGAAGCGGCTGCTCAAGGACGGCGACATTGTCTCCATTGACTGCGGCGTCGTGCTCGACGGCTATTACGGTGATGCTGCCATTACGGTCCCGGTGGGCAACGAAGTCGCCCCCGACGTGCAGAAGCTTTTGGAAGTGACCGAAGCCTCGCTGTACCGTGGAATTGCCGCCGCCCGCATCGGCAACACCGTGGGCGATGTCGGCGCCGCGGTGCAGGAACTGGTCGAGGCCAACGGGTTCAGTGTGGTGCGCGAGTTTGTCGGGCACGGCATTGGCACACGGTTGCACGAAGACCCTCAGGTTCCGAATTACGGCACCCGCGGGCACGGCGCCCGGTTGCGCGAGGGCATGGTGATCGCCATCGAGCCCATGGTGAATGCCGGCACGCCCGGCGCCCGCGTGCTCGATGATAAGTGGACGGCGGTGACCGAGGACGGCAGCTTCAGCGCCCACTTCGAGCACTGCGTAGCCGTCACCGAAGACGGCCCCTTAATTTTGACGCAGTAG
- a CDS encoding adenylate kinase produces the protein MEKAVVEKTAENKSMTTVGPIILLGAPGAGKGTQAKTICERYAVPQISTGDLLRDHVARSTELGKQAKAVMERGGLVPDNLVNNMVAERLSRPDTSRGFILDGYPRTVAQAQWLDGYLADKRFENQGDRKLHPVVINIAVGYNLLLRRLTGRRSCPTCGRIYNVYFQPPRVADLCDVDGTKLVTRRDDCEEVISKRLKEYEAQTLPLADYYRAQGRLVEVDGEQGTDAVAAAVLKVIDGHRL, from the coding sequence ATGGAAAAAGCTGTTGTGGAAAAGACGGCCGAGAATAAATCGATGACCACCGTTGGCCCCATCATCCTGCTGGGAGCGCCGGGCGCGGGTAAGGGAACGCAGGCAAAAACCATCTGCGAACGCTATGCGGTCCCTCAGATCTCTACCGGGGACCTGCTCCGCGACCATGTTGCCCGCTCAACCGAGCTTGGCAAGCAGGCCAAGGCCGTCATGGAACGCGGCGGGCTGGTTCCTGACAACCTGGTCAACAACATGGTTGCCGAGCGCCTCTCCCGTCCCGATACCAGCCGCGGTTTCATTCTCGACGGCTATCCGCGGACGGTCGCTCAGGCGCAGTGGCTGGACGGGTACCTGGCGGATAAGCGCTTTGAGAATCAAGGAGATCGCAAGCTGCACCCGGTTGTGATCAACATCGCGGTGGGATATAATCTATTATTACGGCGACTTACCGGCCGGCGGTCTTGCCCAACCTGCGGGCGCATTTACAACGTGTACTTCCAGCCTCCCCGCGTTGCTGATCTCTGCGACGTCGATGGCACGAAGCTAGTTACGCGCCGTGACGATTGCGAGGAAGTGATCTCCAAGCGTCTGAAAGAATATGAGGCGCAAACTCTGCCCTTGGCAGACTATTACCGCGCCCAGGGACGCCTGGTTGAAGTCGATGGCGAGCAGGGAACGGATGCGGTCGCCGCCGCGGTGCTGAAAGTGATTGATGGCCATCGTCTGTAA
- the secY gene encoding preprotein translocase subunit SecY, with product MLEKLANVFRVPDLRKRILFTLGLLAVYRLGGHIPTPGINADLLQQFFEQNRGTFLGFVDLFSGGQLRRLTIFALGIMPYITASIILQLLTVVYEPLAKLQKEGELGRKKITEWTRYLTLILSAMQSFGIAITLQRQTTAGTAFVTNPGAGFILMTVLTLTTGSVFIMWLGEQITERGIGNGMSLLIFAGIVVGLPRGIADLVDKVRTDAWGAFTAPAVIILIALMIAVVAFIVYVERSERRIPVQYAKRVVGRKVMGGGSTHLPLRVNSGGVMPVIFASSLLTLPQTAGFFLRDNRYFGPLLRALQWGEPLYTLLYAIGIIFFAYFYVSIVFNPNEVADNMRKYGGFIPGIRPGKRTSDSINEILTRITLVGALYLIIISFIPEWMITGIHLNHLPGAMGAFFERLPAWITNGLGVTFYFGGTSLLIVVGVAMDTVQQVEAQLIMRHYEGFTPRSGRIRGRRTWA from the coding sequence ATGCTGGAAAAGCTGGCCAACGTATTTCGCGTTCCGGACCTCCGCAAGCGCATCCTGTTCACGCTTGGATTGCTGGCCGTGTATCGCCTCGGTGGGCACATTCCGACGCCGGGCATCAACGCCGACCTGCTGCAGCAGTTTTTCGAGCAGAACCGCGGCACCTTTCTCGGCTTCGTCGACCTGTTCAGCGGCGGCCAGCTTCGCCGGCTCACCATCTTCGCGCTGGGCATCATGCCCTACATCACCGCGTCGATCATTCTGCAGTTGCTCACGGTGGTCTATGAGCCGCTGGCCAAATTGCAGAAGGAGGGCGAACTGGGGCGCAAGAAGATTACCGAGTGGACGCGCTACCTGACGCTCATCCTGAGCGCCATGCAGTCTTTCGGCATTGCCATCACGCTGCAGCGCCAGACCACCGCCGGCACCGCGTTTGTTACCAACCCCGGCGCTGGCTTCATCCTGATGACCGTGCTGACCCTGACCACCGGCTCCGTCTTCATCATGTGGCTGGGCGAGCAGATCACGGAGCGCGGCATCGGCAACGGCATGTCGCTGCTGATCTTTGCCGGCATCGTGGTCGGCCTGCCCCGCGGTATCGCCGACCTGGTGGACAAGGTCCGCACCGACGCATGGGGCGCCTTCACCGCTCCCGCCGTGATTATCCTGATCGCGCTGATGATTGCGGTGGTCGCTTTCATCGTCTACGTAGAGCGCAGTGAACGCCGAATACCGGTGCAGTATGCCAAGCGCGTGGTCGGACGCAAAGTCATGGGCGGCGGCTCCACGCACTTGCCGCTGCGCGTCAACTCCGGCGGCGTCATGCCGGTGATCTTTGCTTCCTCGCTGCTCACGTTGCCGCAAACGGCGGGTTTCTTCCTGCGAGACAACCGTTATTTCGGCCCCCTGCTGCGCGCCTTGCAGTGGGGAGAGCCCCTGTACACGCTGCTGTATGCCATCGGGATCATCTTCTTCGCCTACTTCTACGTCTCCATTGTCTTCAACCCCAACGAGGTTGCCGACAACATGCGGAAGTACGGCGGTTTCATTCCCGGCATCCGGCCCGGCAAGCGCACCTCCGATTCGATTAACGAGATCCTGACCCGCATTACGCTGGTGGGCGCGCTCTACCTGATCATCATTTCCTTTATTCCGGAGTGGATGATCACCGGCATTCACTTGAACCACCTGCCGGGCGCGATGGGAGCTTTCTTTGAAAGATTGCCAGCGTGGATTACCAATGGGTTGGGCGTCACTTTCTACTTCGGCGGCACCTCGCTGCTGATCGTGGTGGGCGTCGCCATGGACACCGTGCAGCAGGTGGAGGCGCAGTTGATCATGCGCCATTACGAAGGCTTTACCCCGCGCTCGGGCCGGATTCGCGGTCGCAGAACGTGGGCGTAA